One stretch of Daphnia magna isolate NIES unplaced genomic scaffold, ASM2063170v1.1 Dm_contigs300, whole genome shotgun sequence DNA includes these proteins:
- the LOC116916859 gene encoding uncharacterized protein LOC116916859 isoform X1, producing the protein MESFKRDGQPNMIKNRKKRVTKSTDYKELSSSTECGRVMTIKRAQPKQTTKVLPPIIPVQFAERNVRSKAKCSKKGQTNHITPGPGEKLIKQKPKVSKQPTEALSAKGSTRAAPSLSSGSLSSGEEYASENEAMPNINLISSIINQSEDSLGDGDDDDLSQDEIEDEMEEEADQLVKSDERSESNGSLQESDQSANAVSFEIINNEEELLNALEEIGLQPEVSDVVGELNHPQKNLYVKRPDGVFIELTEEEIIKTITEKQSLMVPVNVARIIIEMKNDISRIKHALELLAIRSPGLDETHQSIPSEFSFPLDSLPVETEEDFATLCRALKDLTFRNHLKATLNLLGGTKIQEITRLILRALMGKALRLTYVAQKKNTGKKVFKETKMWPFVRGYMLYLLFFSVTFSIILCFFRFSDVIRSRFSEERKPDDQMILRSISTVLANSGDDEGGVARRKIITAVRRAAGEQEMKRLAALGNEDELAPVNLV; encoded by the exons ATGGAATCTTTTAAACGTGACGGTCAGCCGAATATGATAAAaaataggaagaaaagagTCACCAAATCCACGGATTATAAAGAACTTTCATCCTCAACTGAATGTGGACGTGTCATGACCATTAAGCGTGCTCAACCGAAACAAACCACAAAGGTTTTGCCTCCCATCATTCCAGTGCAATTTG CCGAAAGAAATGTGCGCTCCAAAGCAAAATGTAGCAAGAAAGGCCAAACAAACCATATTACACCAG GCCCTGGGGAAAAGCTGATCAAACAGAAACCAAAAGTTTCAAAGCAGCCTACAGAAGCATTATCTGCCAAGGGCTCAAcaa GAGCTGCCCCATCGCTATCTTCAGGTAGTCTATCATCTGGTGAAGAATATGCCAGTGAGAATGAAGCAATGCCAAATATTAACTTAATATCATCGATCATCAATCAATCGGAAGATTCTTTGGGTGATGGGGACGACGATGACTTATCCCAAGACGAGATAGAAgatgaaatggaagaagaagctgaCCAACTAGTAAAATCGGATGAAAGAAGTGAGTCAAATGGGTCACTACAAGAGTCAGACCAATCAGCGAATGCCGTATCCtttgaaattataaacaaCGAAGAAGAGTTACTGAATGCATTGGAAGAAATTGGTCTACAACCCGAAGTTAGCGATGTTGTGGGAGAATTGAACCACCCACAGAAGAACCTGTATGTCAAGCGGCCGGATGGTGTTTTTATTGAACTAAccgaagaagaaataataa AAACCATAACAGAAAAACAGTCGTTAATGGTTCCCGTAAACGTAGCTCGAATTATTATCGAGATGAAGAATGATATTTCAAGAATAAAACATGCTTTGGAATTGCTAGCCATTCGAAGTCCCGGTCTTGACGAAACCCATCAGTCAATTCCTTCTGAGTTctcgtttccccttgactctcTTCCTGTTGAAACAGAGGAAGATTTTGCCACTCTTTGCCGAGCCTTAAAAGATCTCACGTTTCGAAACCATCTTAAGGCAACCCTAAATTTGCTGGGTGGCACTAAGATTCAGGAAATCACGCGACTCATCCTTAGAGCTTTAATGGGCAAAGCTTTAAGATTAACTTATGttgcacagaaaaaaaataccggCAAAAAGGTGTTCAAAGAAACGAAGATGTGGCCTTTTGTTAGAGGTTATATGTTGTATCTCCTATTTTTCTCAGTTACTTTTTCAATAATCTTATGTTTCTTTCGATTTTCAGATGTCATAAGAAGTAGATTTTCAGAGGAAAGGAAACCGGACGACCAAATGATTCTTAGATCAATTTCAACCGTTCTTGCAAATTCCGGTGACGACGAGGGAGGTGTTGCAAGACGAAAAATTATTACGGCAGTAAGACGCGCTGCTGGTGAGCAGGAAATGAAACGACTGGCAGCATTAGGCAATGAAGATGAACTCGCTCCTGTCAATCTAGTTTAA
- the LOC116916859 gene encoding uncharacterized protein LOC116916859 isoform X2, with amino-acid sequence MESFKRDGQPNMIKNRKKRVTKSTDYKELSSSTECGRVMTIKRAQPKQTTKVLPPIIPVQFAERNVRSKAKCSKKGQTNHITPGPGEKLIKQKPKVSKQPTEALSAKGSTRAAPSLSSGSLSSGEEYASENEAMPNINLISSIINQSEDSLGDGDDDDLSQDEIEDEMEEEADQLVKSDERSESNGSLQESDQSANAVSFEIINNEEELLNALEEIGLQPEVSDVVGELNHPQKNLYVKRPDGVFIELTEEEIIKTITEKQSLMVPVNVARIIIEMKNDISRIKHALELLAIRSPGLDETHQSIPSEFSFPLDSLPVETEEDFATLCRALKDLTFRNHLKATLNLLGGTKIQEITRLILRALMGKALRLTYVAQKKNTGKKVFKETKMWPFVRDVIRSRFSEERKPDDQMILRSISTVLANSGDDEGGVARRKIITAVRRAAGEQEMKRLAALGNEDELAPVNLV; translated from the exons ATGGAATCTTTTAAACGTGACGGTCAGCCGAATATGATAAAaaataggaagaaaagagTCACCAAATCCACGGATTATAAAGAACTTTCATCCTCAACTGAATGTGGACGTGTCATGACCATTAAGCGTGCTCAACCGAAACAAACCACAAAGGTTTTGCCTCCCATCATTCCAGTGCAATTTG CCGAAAGAAATGTGCGCTCCAAAGCAAAATGTAGCAAGAAAGGCCAAACAAACCATATTACACCAG GCCCTGGGGAAAAGCTGATCAAACAGAAACCAAAAGTTTCAAAGCAGCCTACAGAAGCATTATCTGCCAAGGGCTCAAcaa GAGCTGCCCCATCGCTATCTTCAGGTAGTCTATCATCTGGTGAAGAATATGCCAGTGAGAATGAAGCAATGCCAAATATTAACTTAATATCATCGATCATCAATCAATCGGAAGATTCTTTGGGTGATGGGGACGACGATGACTTATCCCAAGACGAGATAGAAgatgaaatggaagaagaagctgaCCAACTAGTAAAATCGGATGAAAGAAGTGAGTCAAATGGGTCACTACAAGAGTCAGACCAATCAGCGAATGCCGTATCCtttgaaattataaacaaCGAAGAAGAGTTACTGAATGCATTGGAAGAAATTGGTCTACAACCCGAAGTTAGCGATGTTGTGGGAGAATTGAACCACCCACAGAAGAACCTGTATGTCAAGCGGCCGGATGGTGTTTTTATTGAACTAAccgaagaagaaataataa AAACCATAACAGAAAAACAGTCGTTAATGGTTCCCGTAAACGTAGCTCGAATTATTATCGAGATGAAGAATGATATTTCAAGAATAAAACATGCTTTGGAATTGCTAGCCATTCGAAGTCCCGGTCTTGACGAAACCCATCAGTCAATTCCTTCTGAGTTctcgtttccccttgactctcTTCCTGTTGAAACAGAGGAAGATTTTGCCACTCTTTGCCGAGCCTTAAAAGATCTCACGTTTCGAAACCATCTTAAGGCAACCCTAAATTTGCTGGGTGGCACTAAGATTCAGGAAATCACGCGACTCATCCTTAGAGCTTTAATGGGCAAAGCTTTAAGATTAACTTATGttgcacagaaaaaaaataccggCAAAAAGGTGTTCAAAGAAACGAAGATGTGGCCTTTTGTTAGAG ATGTCATAAGAAGTAGATTTTCAGAGGAAAGGAAACCGGACGACCAAATGATTCTTAGATCAATTTCAACCGTTCTTGCAAATTCCGGTGACGACGAGGGAGGTGTTGCAAGACGAAAAATTATTACGGCAGTAAGACGCGCTGCTGGTGAGCAGGAAATGAAACGACTGGCAGCATTAGGCAATGAAGATGAACTCGCTCCTGTCAATCTAGTTTAA
- the LOC123468124 gene encoding uncharacterized protein LOC123468124, whose protein sequence is MIGSGNLTIKCQINIDGTPVFKTNSVDLWPILCRVVNSLDSSPFVISIFAGKGKPPSLEEYLRPFLTEMIQLQSEGVEFESKCYSVEIISFVCDAPARQFLKVITGHGGYGGCERCSQTGVFDPVYHCMTFPELVDISLRTDDTFRYQVHKNHHKGNSPLLDLNINMISSFPLDYMHLVLLGVFKRLLTIWTGDWSKKHYQHRLGTWDKTQLEKRLRRIRHSYPEEFHRITITLKYPKQLKANELRTILLYTGPVLFKGILSSEKYIHFLYLHLAIRILYSPTLSKTYSHLARSSLQYFAFQFGEIYGKNHLIYNVHSLIHIVDDCEIHGTLDSSSAFPFETFLGQMKMLVRSPNKVLAQIVKRISELEHVSQLESASKKSIFDHERPVDMLRTLKHHVKPSTKKDSFYLCENGMVIKVTGFSNTQISFKPFILRGDFFSKPVKSTNLDISKSSGMEEKIETALIDDLQLHSKCWVIPTAKGCCIVPILHHSI, encoded by the coding sequence ATGATTGGCAGTGGCAACCTCACTATTAAATGTCAAATCAACATTGATGGTACTCCTGTTTTCAAAACCAATTCCGTCGACTTATGGCCAATACTTTGTCGAGTGGTCAACTCACTTGATTCGTCGCCTTTTGTGATTAGCATTTTTGCAGGTAAAGGAAAGCCTCCAAGTTTAGAAGAATATCTAAGACCATTCCTTACTGAAATGATCCAACTGCAAAGCGAAGGTGTTGAATTCGAAAGCAAATGTTACTCAGTTGAgatcatttcttttgtttgtgaCGCACCTGCTAGACAATTTCTGAAGGTCATTACTGGGCATGGAGGCTATGGGGGCTGTGAACGTTGTAGTCAAACAGGCGTGTTTGACCCAGTTTACCACTGCATGACTTTCCCGGAGTTGGTCGACATTTCCCTTCGTACCGATGACACTTTCCGATATCAGGTACACAAGAACCATCACAAGGGAAATAGTCCTTTGTTAGATTTGAATATCAACATGATATCAAGTTTCCCTTTGGACTATATGCATCTTGTCCTTCTTGGAGTTTTTAAGCGACTGTTGACGATTTGGACAGGGGACTGGAGCAAAAAGCACTATCAACATAGACTTGGAACATGGGATAAAACCCAACTTGAGAAAAGACTTCGTCGAATTCGGCATTCATACCCAGAGGAATTTCACCGAATTACCATAACTTTAAAATACCCCAAACAGTTGAAAGCCAACGAACTCCGTACAATTCTTCTGTATACTGGACCCGTTCTCTTTAAGGGAATTTTGTCTAGCGAGAAGtacattcattttttatacCTCCATTTAGCTATTCGAATTCTGTATTCTCCTACCTTATCCAAAACTTACTCCCACTTGGCAAGAAGTTCTCTGCAATATTTCGCGTTTCAGTTTGGCGAGATTTATGGCAAGAATCACCTAATTTACAATGTTCACTCACTTATTCATATAGTTGATGACTGTGAGATCCATGGCACACTTGATTCTAGTTCTGCTTTTCCATTTGAAACTTTCCTGGGCCAAATGAAGATGCTCGTAAGATCTCCAAACAAAGTGCTCGCACAAATTGTTAAGAGAATATCTGAACTTGAGCATGTTTCACAGTTGGAATCAGCGAGCAAGAAATCAATTTTTGACCATGAACGTCCAGTTGATATGCTGAGAACACTGAAACATCATGTAAAACCGAGTACCAAAAAAGACTCCTTTTACCTTTGCGAAAATGGCATGGTTATCAAAGTTACGGGGTTCTCCAACACTCAAATATCATTCAAGCCCTTCATATTAAGAGGTGATTTCTTTTCGAAACCAGTGAAATCTACAAATCTAGACATCAGCAAATCGAGCGGAATGGAAGAAAAGATTGAAACCGCTCTAATTGATGATTTGCAGTTGCATTCTAAATGCTGGGTTATACCCACTGCCAAAGGTTGCTGCATCGTTCCAATATTACACCATTCAATATGA